The following coding sequences lie in one Spirosoma sp. KUDC1026 genomic window:
- a CDS encoding LuxR family transcriptional regulator — translation MNKSNNGQEAAKNFALRRRDFSILVAQSELFTCEVLSQLLKEQGYNVVGRAVEMEDTLQQIRVKRPQCVIIESEISGRKTFDIVKDIQKSNSQTKFILYANKPDVHTIAEAMQMGFLGFLYANDGLEELYRCFQTVSYNECYYSSGFMNLIRNYGIEVMTEKTREELGRLSTREREVLRLIACGHTSDQIADELGISYRTIINHKAHIAKKLDLEGCRQLPRYSISVKNYL, via the coding sequence ATGAACAAATCAAATAATGGCCAAGAGGCCGCTAAGAACTTCGCGCTTCGTCGCCGGGATTTTTCAATCCTAGTGGCACAATCTGAATTGTTCACTTGCGAAGTATTGAGTCAGCTCCTGAAAGAGCAGGGATACAACGTAGTCGGCCGAGCCGTTGAGATGGAGGATACTCTTCAGCAGATTCGGGTTAAACGGCCGCAGTGCGTTATCATCGAGTCTGAGATTTCGGGCCGTAAGACGTTTGACATTGTCAAAGATATTCAGAAGTCAAACAGCCAGACGAAATTCATTCTATATGCCAACAAGCCAGATGTGCATACAATCGCTGAAGCTATGCAGATGGGCTTTCTGGGCTTCCTGTATGCCAATGATGGCCTGGAGGAATTATATCGCTGCTTCCAGACAGTAAGCTATAATGAATGTTACTATAGTAGCGGATTTATGAACTTAATCCGGAATTATGGAATCGAGGTTATGACCGAAAAAACTCGCGAAGAGTTGGGGCGTCTGTCAACCCGGGAGCGTGAAGTACTACGATTAATAGCTTGCGGCCATACATCGGATCAAATTGCTGATGAGCTGGGAATCAGCTATCGAACAATCATCAACCACAAGGCACATATTGCAAAAAAACTTGATCTGGAAGGTTGCCGACAGTTACCTCGATACAGTATCTCGGTCAAAAACTATTTATAA
- a CDS encoding LytTR family DNA-binding domain-containing protein, which translates to MEAVKLTRSFLKKPLYSVYLLLGVVLLVEGIGWTATYHAKIDRVNTYGGFIPYLGILLRGFFIPEIFTTYILIILINRYHDYFKIDTVPCTLRGVSRYEALLLPVILLSFIVFNPVTESVRFLLEAFPDYSFSNYWRSYITGTFTWNVYLRYVAPILLIGYIPINISLISDYFTQRQQEQEEAKQLAVLEPPLLPASPPSSPYLMHIKGRDAQGELDFPTSDVFYFTVEDRACYAVVPKGRYVVSKALTELENELDPTQFFRVKRDYIVNRKAVLNYAYWENGKYIVRLNTHDHYEIVVPRARMQEFREWLQADQRDQRSFADSDQDPLLMTHQPL; encoded by the coding sequence ATGGAAGCAGTAAAACTAACCAGGTCATTTCTGAAGAAGCCGCTATACAGCGTCTATCTTCTGCTTGGCGTTGTTTTACTCGTTGAAGGTATTGGTTGGACTGCGACTTACCATGCAAAAATTGACCGCGTGAATACTTACGGAGGCTTTATTCCTTATCTTGGAATACTGCTAAGAGGGTTTTTCATTCCTGAAATATTCACAACGTATATACTTATCATCTTGATAAACAGGTACCATGACTATTTTAAGATTGATACAGTACCCTGCACATTAAGGGGTGTATCTCGTTATGAAGCTTTATTGCTCCCTGTCATTTTATTATCTTTCATTGTATTCAATCCTGTTACTGAGTCTGTCCGTTTCCTGCTAGAAGCTTTTCCAGATTATTCTTTTTCTAACTACTGGAGATCCTATATCACAGGTACTTTCACTTGGAATGTCTATCTGCGTTACGTGGCTCCCATATTACTTATTGGCTACATTCCAATTAACATTTCCCTAATATCAGATTACTTCACACAAAGACAGCAAGAGCAGGAAGAGGCTAAACAACTGGCAGTTTTAGAACCACCTTTACTTCCTGCTTCCCCACCCTCATCACCCTATTTGATGCATATCAAAGGCCGTGACGCTCAGGGTGAACTGGACTTCCCCACCTCCGATGTCTTTTACTTCACAGTAGAGGACCGAGCATGTTACGCCGTTGTACCCAAAGGTCGTTACGTCGTTAGCAAAGCACTTACCGAACTCGAAAACGAACTCGATCCAACCCAGTTTTTCCGTGTCAAGCGTGATTACATTGTCAACCGAAAGGCGGTTTTAAATTACGCTTACTGGGAAAATGGCAAGTATATCGTCCGGCTCAACACGCATGATCATTACGAAATCGTGGTCCCCCGCGCCCGAATGCAGGAATTCAGGGAATGGCTACAGGCTGACCAACGGGATCAGCGATCATTTGCCGATTCAGACCAGGACCCCTTATTGATGACCCATCAGCCATTATAA
- a CDS encoding ribonuclease E/G: MSNELIISSTQKGDRIALLQSKRLLEYHEEELDSSFTVGDLYLGTVKKLSSGLNAAFVDVGHEKDGFLHYQDLGPNINSLNKLVKDVIAKRVTNGRLNGSKLEPPIEKIGKIDKVLTKNMPILVQVVKEPISTKGPRLSCDISIAGRYLVLVPFSDGVNLSKKITDRAERTRLTRLMASLKPQNFGVIVRTVAQDKDVEELDRDLQHSLEKWDQAIRNLSEAKPRDRVLGEMNRASSILRDMLNESFESITVDTRESFDEIRNFIHTIAPEKEKIVKLYTGKAKLFEAIGLEKQLKSLFGRSVSLPGGGYLIIEHTEALHVIDVNSGNKSNSEEDQEATAISVNREAAKEIARQLRLRDMGGIIVVDFIDMKKPENKKLLQDIMRDEMRTDRSKFTILPLTKFGLMQITRQRVRPEMNIVTREVCPTCGGTGTIQASVLVTDVIENNLDYILTKQNESGISIAMHPFLYAYYTKGFYSKQMQWFVKYKTWVKLVKDSSLGIVNFKFFNKSNEEIEVGSGA, translated from the coding sequence GTGAGTAATGAATTAATTATCAGTTCTACTCAGAAAGGTGATCGGATTGCACTCTTGCAAAGCAAGAGATTGCTGGAGTATCACGAAGAAGAGTTAGACAGCAGCTTTACTGTTGGCGATCTTTACTTGGGAACCGTTAAGAAGCTTTCGTCGGGCCTAAATGCGGCTTTTGTCGACGTTGGCCACGAAAAAGATGGGTTCCTCCACTACCAGGACCTTGGGCCAAACATAAATTCGCTCAATAAACTGGTTAAGGACGTTATCGCCAAGCGCGTAACGAACGGGCGTCTCAACGGCTCCAAACTGGAGCCGCCTATTGAGAAAATCGGGAAAATCGATAAGGTACTGACAAAGAATATGCCCATTCTGGTTCAGGTGGTGAAAGAACCCATCTCAACCAAAGGGCCGCGTTTGTCGTGCGACATTTCGATTGCGGGTCGCTATCTGGTGCTGGTCCCCTTTTCGGACGGGGTAAACCTATCGAAGAAAATTACGGATCGCGCCGAACGTACACGGTTGACACGCCTAATGGCTTCGCTGAAGCCGCAGAATTTCGGGGTTATTGTTCGCACCGTGGCGCAGGACAAAGATGTTGAGGAGCTTGATCGCGACTTACAGCATTCCCTCGAAAAATGGGATCAGGCGATCAGAAATCTGTCCGAAGCCAAACCACGGGATCGGGTTCTGGGTGAAATGAACCGGGCATCTTCCATTCTGCGGGATATGCTCAATGAATCTTTCGAAAGTATAACGGTAGATACCCGTGAGTCTTTCGACGAGATTCGAAACTTCATCCATACGATTGCCCCCGAAAAAGAGAAGATCGTTAAGCTGTATACTGGCAAGGCCAAACTTTTTGAAGCAATAGGACTTGAAAAGCAGCTTAAATCGCTCTTTGGCCGATCGGTTAGCCTGCCGGGCGGGGGCTACCTGATCATCGAGCATACCGAAGCATTGCACGTTATTGACGTTAACAGCGGCAATAAATCCAACTCGGAAGAAGATCAGGAAGCAACAGCCATCAGCGTCAATCGGGAAGCTGCGAAAGAAATTGCCCGTCAGCTTCGGTTACGGGACATGGGTGGTATTATCGTGGTTGACTTCATTGACATGAAAAAGCCGGAGAACAAAAAACTTCTCCAGGACATCATGCGCGATGAGATGCGGACTGACCGGTCTAAATTTACGATTTTACCGCTGACAAAGTTCGGGCTGATGCAGATTACCCGACAGCGTGTTCGCCCAGAAATGAACATTGTTACCCGCGAGGTCTGCCCGACCTGCGGAGGTACGGGAACTATCCAAGCGAGTGTCCTGGTCACCGATGTCATTGAGAATAATCTCGATTACATCCTGACCAAGCAAAATGAGAGTGGTATTTCTATTGCTATGCATCCCTTTCTTTACGCTTACTACACTAAAGGTTTTTACTCAAAACAAATGCAGTGGTTCGTTAAGTATAAGACTTGGGTTAAACTCGTGAAAGACAGCTCACTAGGTATTGTCAATTTCAAATTCTTCAATAAATCGAATGAAGAAATAGAAGTAGGCAGCGGAGCATAG
- a CDS encoding tetratricopeptide repeat protein, translated as MNKYVLVVIILAAAMTVGLYSLPRVVVRNENKQLGGRTTQTPTADSLSVAANTGTPDRSSIHEEVVTPEQQRKLVTLRSAFLTAATAQKEATGEKLISFFRDITRYDSAAYYAEALATIQPSETNLLRAGDVYFEAYTFALDAAKTAALGQKTRDFYQKALDKNPNLLAAKANMAMTYVNTENPMQGIALLREVLQQDPTNELALFNMGMLSMQSNQYDRAIERFRQILVNNPASRKAQFYLGISLAEAGQRDEARQVLAQVKKGEKDPQILAAIREYEDRLK; from the coding sequence ATGAACAAATACGTGCTTGTTGTAATTATTCTGGCAGCCGCCATGACGGTTGGGCTTTATAGCCTGCCGCGGGTTGTTGTGCGCAATGAAAACAAGCAACTGGGTGGTCGAACAACGCAAACGCCCACGGCTGATTCGCTTTCGGTAGCCGCCAATACCGGCACTCCGGATCGTTCGTCGATTCATGAAGAAGTCGTTACGCCCGAGCAACAACGTAAACTGGTAACACTTCGGTCAGCTTTTCTAACTGCAGCTACTGCCCAGAAAGAAGCTACCGGCGAAAAACTGATTTCTTTCTTCCGCGATATTACCCGTTATGATAGTGCTGCTTATTATGCGGAAGCACTAGCCACTATTCAGCCTTCGGAAACAAATCTGCTGCGGGCTGGTGATGTATATTTTGAAGCATATACCTTCGCGTTGGATGCAGCCAAAACTGCCGCACTGGGCCAGAAGACCCGCGATTTTTACCAGAAAGCTCTGGATAAGAATCCAAACCTGCTGGCAGCCAAAGCGAATATGGCCATGACGTACGTCAACACTGAAAACCCAATGCAGGGTATTGCCCTATTGCGGGAGGTGTTGCAGCAAGACCCGACAAACGAGCTGGCACTGTTTAACATGGGTATGCTATCGATGCAGTCGAACCAGTACGATCGGGCTATCGAGCGCTTCCGGCAGATTCTGGTTAACAATCCAGCCAGCCGGAAAGCTCAGTTTTATCTGGGAATTAGCTTGGCCGAAGCGGGACAACGTGACGAGGCCAGACAAGTACTGGCTCAGGTAAAAAAAGGGGAGAAAGACCCGCAAATTCTAGCTGCCATTCGTGAATACGAAGACCGGCTGAAGTAA
- a CDS encoding HU family DNA-binding protein — MTKADVISEIADKTGIDKAEVTNTLETFFSVVKDSLAEGENIYVRGFGSFINKKRAKKVARNISKNTAMVIDEHFIPSFKPAKVFVEQVKTSDKAKVAAE; from the coding sequence GTGACGAAAGCAGACGTAATTTCAGAGATCGCCGATAAAACCGGAATCGATAAGGCAGAGGTTACCAATACTCTTGAGACCTTCTTTTCGGTGGTCAAGGACTCGCTGGCCGAAGGAGAAAATATTTATGTGAGAGGGTTCGGCAGTTTTATCAATAAGAAGAGAGCGAAAAAAGTTGCCCGTAACATTTCGAAGAATACCGCTATGGTAATCGACGAGCATTTCATTCCAAGTTTCAAGCCTGCTAAAGTCTTCGTTGAACAGGTCAAAACCAGCGACAAGGCGAAAGTAGCCGCCGAATAG
- the mutY gene encoding A/G-specific adenine glycosylase, producing MNWQSDLNVTETTFAPTLERWYERHKRDLPWRHTRDPYRIWLSEIILQQTRVVQGKPYYERFVESYPTVADMARADERELLRLWQGLGYYSRARNLHQTARYVTEQLGEKFPDTYHDLLKMKGIGAYTAAAIASFAFGERVPVVDGNVYRVLARVFGIEEDITTTGAKKTFAALATRLIQAADDPATYNQSIMEFGAIQCTPVAPDCLLCPLQQQCAAYLTGRQHLLPVKAKKAPVRNRYFTYLVFRKGDQIAMRERSGQDIWQNLYDFYLLETDEPKAALRELVLSEAVQKLVEQSVLTAPPVAVTQLLSHQRINAQVYLLDVPEELSGALPPGLSWYSLADAEQLPKPVLITNYLVRYVA from the coding sequence TTGAATTGGCAATCAGACCTTAACGTTACTGAAACAACGTTTGCGCCCACGCTGGAGCGCTGGTACGAACGGCACAAACGCGACCTTCCCTGGCGCCATACCCGCGATCCCTATCGCATCTGGCTGTCGGAAATAATTCTTCAGCAAACCCGCGTAGTACAGGGTAAACCTTATTACGAACGCTTTGTCGAAAGCTATCCAACCGTAGCCGATATGGCGCGCGCCGATGAGCGCGAACTGTTACGACTATGGCAGGGACTTGGCTATTACTCCCGCGCCCGCAACCTGCATCAGACCGCTCGTTATGTAACGGAGCAGTTAGGCGAGAAGTTTCCTGATACGTATCATGACCTACTCAAAATGAAGGGGATCGGTGCGTATACAGCGGCTGCTATTGCGTCATTTGCCTTTGGTGAGCGGGTGCCTGTCGTAGACGGTAACGTTTACCGGGTGCTTGCCCGAGTGTTCGGTATCGAAGAGGATATTACGACAACGGGGGCTAAAAAAACATTTGCCGCACTCGCGACCCGACTGATCCAAGCAGCCGACGATCCGGCTACGTATAATCAGTCGATTATGGAGTTTGGCGCGATCCAATGTACACCTGTAGCCCCCGATTGCCTGCTTTGCCCGTTGCAACAACAGTGCGCTGCCTACCTGACCGGTCGGCAACACCTGCTGCCGGTAAAAGCAAAAAAAGCGCCCGTTCGAAATCGATACTTTACTTATCTGGTATTTCGTAAAGGGGATCAGATTGCTATGCGTGAGCGGTCTGGTCAGGACATCTGGCAGAACCTGTATGATTTTTACCTGCTTGAAACCGACGAACCCAAGGCTGCGCTGCGCGAGTTGGTACTGTCCGAAGCCGTCCAAAAACTGGTTGAACAAAGTGTTCTGACTGCTCCGCCGGTGGCTGTTACGCAACTGCTGTCGCACCAGCGGATCAACGCCCAGGTCTACTTACTAGATGTGCCCGAGGAGCTGTCTGGGGCATTACCTCCCGGGCTAAGCTGGTATTCATTAGCCGATGCAGAACAGCTTCCCAAACCAGTTTTAATTACCAATTATTTGGTCAGATACGTTGCGTAA
- a CDS encoding single-stranded DNA-binding protein produces the protein MASLNKMTIIGNLGADPEVRYLDGGAVVATFNVATTEKYTNRNGEKVEQTEWFRVELWNEQAKVAEKYLKKGNSVYVEGRLRTELWTDKEGKERTSLRVRANTMQLLGSPNSDRQDEPEYEAPRAQAAPQAAPARQQPQPQRTAAPAPQPAAPRQQPARREPEPMPFDGGGDDDLPF, from the coding sequence ATGGCAAGTCTGAATAAAATGACCATCATCGGTAATTTGGGTGCTGATCCTGAGGTACGTTATCTGGATGGTGGTGCTGTCGTGGCAACCTTTAATGTGGCAACGACCGAAAAGTACACCAACCGAAATGGTGAGAAAGTTGAACAGACCGAATGGTTCCGTGTAGAGCTTTGGAACGAACAGGCCAAGGTTGCTGAGAAATACCTGAAGAAAGGAAACTCAGTCTATGTCGAAGGTCGGCTGCGTACCGAACTCTGGACCGATAAAGAAGGCAAAGAGCGAACATCGTTGCGCGTACGCGCCAACACTATGCAACTCCTGGGTTCGCCAAACAGCGACCGGCAGGACGAGCCCGAATACGAAGCACCGCGGGCGCAGGCAGCTCCCCAGGCTGCTCCGGCACGCCAGCAGCCTCAACCACAACGAACTGCAGCACCGGCGCCCCAGCCAGCAGCACCCCGTCAGCAGCCGGCCCGGCGCGAACCCGAGCCAATGCCATTCGACGGGGGTGGCGATGACGATCTACCGTTCTAA
- the gldE gene encoding gliding motility-associated protein GldE, translating to MDHSDPLPRQVLPALTGWSTYFDLYAPYTALILLLLVLAGLVSASEAAFFSLSHDDRIRCRDSVQANEQQIARLLERPKRLLASLVIFNNLLNISVVVIVTYLTWTVSQTAYQSIWTLLGVVLTTTFTIVLFGEIIPKAYASQSSLSVARRTAPLAQIGLFVFRPFSMMLVSLSNQIDKRIQRRGYKLSVEELSHAVELTGGSSSAEEKEMLKGIVNFSSLTARQVMRPRHEISALSNELTFGELMAQINESGYSRVPIYHESLDQVEGILYIKDLLPHIQESDAFNWQSLLRPPYFIPDNKKIDDLLQDFQKRRVHIAIVVNEYGGTRGLITLEDIIEEIFGDINDEFDEEIPEGYHREDEQTVVFEGKTPIIEFCRVLHIDNTTFEAVQGESESLGGLLLALFNRLPRAEEKISYANFTFEILSADDKRIHEVRVTKNQDVPVEK from the coding sequence ATGGACCATAGTGATCCCCTTCCTCGACAGGTGCTTCCAGCTTTAACGGGCTGGAGCACCTATTTTGATTTATACGCCCCCTATACGGCGCTTATTCTGCTGCTCCTTGTGCTGGCCGGTCTGGTTTCAGCCTCGGAAGCAGCTTTCTTTTCGTTATCTCACGACGACCGGATACGCTGCCGCGATAGCGTTCAGGCCAACGAGCAGCAGATTGCTCGTCTGCTGGAGCGCCCAAAACGCCTGCTGGCTTCGCTGGTTATATTTAATAACCTGCTGAATATAAGCGTAGTAGTTATCGTTACGTATCTTACCTGGACCGTTTCTCAAACCGCTTACCAGTCCATCTGGACGCTGCTGGGCGTGGTATTAACGACAACCTTTACTATTGTTCTGTTTGGTGAGATTATCCCCAAAGCCTACGCTAGTCAGAGTAGTTTGAGCGTAGCCCGACGAACAGCTCCTTTGGCTCAAATCGGGTTATTTGTTTTCCGTCCTTTCTCGATGATGCTGGTTAGTCTAAGCAATCAGATCGATAAGAGAATCCAGCGACGTGGCTACAAGCTATCTGTCGAAGAGCTGAGTCATGCGGTAGAGTTAACGGGAGGTAGCTCGTCGGCTGAAGAAAAAGAAATGCTTAAAGGCATTGTCAATTTCAGCAGCCTTACTGCCCGGCAGGTGATGCGGCCCCGCCACGAAATATCGGCCCTATCCAATGAGCTAACCTTTGGTGAATTAATGGCTCAGATAAACGAATCCGGTTATTCGCGCGTGCCGATTTACCACGAATCACTGGATCAGGTAGAGGGAATTCTGTACATCAAAGATCTGCTGCCGCACATCCAGGAGTCGGATGCATTCAACTGGCAATCGCTGTTACGCCCGCCCTATTTCATTCCGGATAACAAGAAGATCGACGATCTGCTGCAGGATTTTCAGAAACGCCGTGTTCATATTGCGATCGTTGTGAATGAGTATGGTGGTACGCGGGGCCTAATCACGCTGGAAGATATAATCGAAGAGATCTTCGGCGACATTAATGACGAATTCGATGAGGAAATTCCCGAAGGCTATCATCGGGAAGACGAGCAAACTGTAGTGTTCGAAGGAAAAACGCCCATCATCGAATTCTGCCGCGTGCTCCATATTGACAACACTACGTTTGAGGCCGTGCAGGGAGAAAGCGAATCGTTAGGTGGGTTGCTGCTGGCTCTGTTCAACCGATTGCCAAGAGCGGAGGAAAAAATCAGCTACGCGAACTTTACCTTCGAGATTCTCTCCGCCGACGACAAACGGATTCACGAGGTGCGCGTGACCAAAAATCAGGATGTACCCGTGGAGAAGTAG
- a CDS encoding LBF_2804 family protein, which yields MSTRPPKNGVGPLDHLALRYLRRALETAHPTDEPYVLNPVETRLIQRTKVLTLSLAALVGVLGVLLIYIPQYNWPDFFQSTPLTLFDTTFQLPLVTIIYGVLIVYIEIHLLIGLNLLGVKTIMHVCQFPRAHDAQYDRHLRALADAALEKANQGVFRFGIDPYLNMPRWGLTIFFLLNQVKAFLSQFLVKFLFRRFLGRYVLRQFTDLLGMPIFALWNSYASWQVLHEAQVRVMAPATIREFVNELHDEWGKDTEFRPLILEALQYVAILKRQYNYAHYLLTETLVDRFDLRINNQLTGEFINKIAHVSPHARQSLERLIIFGVLVDGRLSWIEKRQLRLLQKRGFLTYSIRDIQKMGKEYNQGKGLWV from the coding sequence ATGTCTACAAGGCCTCCAAAAAATGGCGTCGGTCCGCTCGATCATCTGGCTTTGCGGTATTTAAGGCGGGCGCTTGAAACGGCTCACCCTACAGATGAACCATACGTACTGAACCCCGTCGAGACCCGCCTTATCCAGCGGACGAAGGTATTAACACTTAGTCTGGCTGCACTGGTAGGGGTCCTTGGGGTGCTGTTAATTTATATTCCCCAGTATAACTGGCCGGATTTTTTCCAGAGTACACCATTAACCCTGTTCGACACTACGTTTCAGCTGCCGCTGGTTACGATTATATATGGCGTTCTGATCGTCTATATCGAAATTCACCTGCTTATCGGTCTCAATCTGCTGGGTGTAAAAACGATCATGCACGTCTGCCAGTTTCCCCGTGCCCACGACGCGCAGTATGATCGTCATTTGCGGGCGCTGGCCGACGCGGCTCTTGAAAAAGCTAATCAGGGAGTCTTTCGTTTTGGTATCGATCCCTACCTGAACATGCCACGATGGGGGCTAACAATCTTCTTCCTGCTCAACCAAGTAAAAGCTTTCCTGAGTCAGTTTCTGGTAAAATTTCTGTTCCGTCGTTTCCTTGGCCGGTATGTGTTACGTCAGTTCACAGATCTGCTCGGTATGCCAATCTTCGCTCTCTGGAATTCGTATGCTTCCTGGCAGGTACTGCACGAAGCGCAGGTACGGGTAATGGCTCCGGCTACGATTCGCGAATTTGTCAATGAACTTCACGATGAGTGGGGAAAAGATACTGAATTTCGTCCCCTTATTCTGGAAGCCTTACAGTACGTGGCCATTCTGAAGCGTCAGTACAATTACGCTCATTATTTGCTGACGGAGACATTGGTAGATCGTTTTGATCTGCGCATTAACAATCAGTTGACGGGTGAGTTTATCAACAAGATCGCTCATGTATCGCCCCATGCCCGCCAGAGTCTGGAACGGCTTATCATTTTTGGTGTTCTGGTTGATGGCCGGTTGTCCTGGATTGAGAAGCGGCAGTTGCGGTTACTGCAAAAGCGGGGCTTTTTGACGTACTCGATCCGGGATATTCAAAAAATGGGCAAAGAGTATAATCAGGGAAAAGGTCTCTGGGTCTGA
- a CDS encoding S8 family peptidase produces the protein MKTLLVYAAMGLLATGAVAQPSQWYLSDKSDKSAGISVEKTYRELLKNRKPTPVVVAVIDGGIDTTHEDLRRVLWVNPKEIPGNGIDDDKNGYVDDIHGWNFIGGKDGRNVSYETAEVTRLYAKLKPKYEGKTRTGLKPDEQKEFDLYKKTKAEVEKNQAQYKAQYQGISQFYMQFGGAVNAIKSAYNLKTLDTTALRNIADTTTNEMLKGPVSAIRRFMQQQEVANTDDVISELEKANEQLKGRAEYNYNPEFDSRAIVGDNPEDMTEKYYGNPDIAGPRPDHGTHVAGIIGADRTNELGVKGIADAVQIMGVRAVPDGDERDKDIANAIRYAVDNGAQIINMSFGKDYSPNRKVVEDAERYALSKGVLMVHAAGNDGKDIDTAANYPAPRFLDGKDIPNVITVGASAESTGDDLVASFSNYGKKSVDVFAPGRAIYSTVPGSKYENNDGTSMASPVVAGVAAVLKSYFPKLTYADIKRIIEQSATPYAIKVHKPESTDTVDFKGLSKTGGVVNLYEAVKLAIAQEDATKGK, from the coding sequence ATGAAAACACTCCTAGTATATGCAGCAATGGGTCTGCTGGCAACAGGGGCGGTGGCACAACCATCCCAGTGGTATCTCTCGGATAAATCGGATAAGTCGGCCGGGATCAGTGTCGAAAAGACATACCGCGAACTGTTGAAAAATCGTAAGCCAACGCCGGTTGTGGTGGCGGTTATCGATGGTGGAATTGATACGACGCACGAAGACCTGCGCCGGGTACTTTGGGTAAACCCAAAAGAAATTCCGGGCAATGGAATTGATGATGATAAGAACGGGTATGTCGATGATATCCACGGCTGGAACTTCATCGGCGGCAAAGATGGACGTAATGTAAGCTACGAAACGGCCGAAGTAACTCGCCTGTACGCTAAGCTAAAGCCTAAATACGAAGGAAAAACCCGCACGGGGCTCAAACCTGACGAACAGAAGGAGTTTGATCTTTACAAAAAGACAAAAGCTGAAGTCGAGAAAAATCAGGCCCAGTACAAGGCGCAGTACCAGGGAATAAGTCAATTTTATATGCAGTTCGGGGGGGCTGTGAACGCGATCAAAAGCGCATATAACCTTAAAACGCTGGATACGACGGCCCTACGGAACATCGCTGATACGACCACAAACGAAATGCTGAAAGGGCCGGTCAGTGCGATTCGGCGGTTCATGCAGCAGCAGGAAGTCGCCAATACTGACGACGTAATCAGCGAACTCGAAAAGGCCAACGAGCAACTCAAAGGCCGGGCTGAATATAACTACAACCCGGAATTTGACAGTCGGGCTATTGTGGGTGATAACCCGGAAGACATGACCGAAAAGTACTACGGCAACCCCGACATTGCCGGGCCTCGCCCTGATCACGGAACTCACGTAGCCGGAATTATTGGAGCTGATCGGACGAATGAACTAGGTGTCAAGGGTATTGCCGACGCGGTTCAGATCATGGGCGTCCGGGCCGTGCCCGACGGTGACGAGCGCGATAAGGACATTGCCAATGCCATTCGCTACGCTGTTGATAACGGCGCGCAGATTATCAATATGAGCTTTGGTAAAGACTACTCGCCAAACCGCAAAGTGGTTGAAGATGCTGAACGCTATGCACTGTCGAAAGGCGTATTGATGGTACACGCTGCTGGTAACGACGGCAAAGATATCGACACGGCTGCCAACTACCCAGCTCCTCGGTTTTTGGATGGGAAAGACATTCCAAACGTAATTACGGTAGGGGCCAGCGCTGAGAGCACCGGTGATGATCTGGTCGCCAGTTTCTCGAATTACGGTAAAAAATCGGTCGATGTTTTTGCGCCAGGCCGGGCTATTTATTCAACTGTTCCCGGTAGTAAATACGAGAACAACGATGGCACCAGCATGGCCTCGCCGGTTGTAGCGGGTGTTGCTGCCGTGCTCAAATCGTACTTTCCAAAACTGACCTACGCTGACATCAAGCGGATTATTGAACAGTCGGCAACGCCTTACGCGATCAAAGTGCATAAGCCAGAATCGACGGATACGGTAGATTTCAAAGGGCTGTCTAAAACGGGTGGTGTTGTTAATCTGTACGAAGCGGTCAAACTAGCTATTGCGCAGGAAGACGCTACTAAGGGCAAATAA